Part of the Nicotiana sylvestris chromosome 2, ASM39365v2, whole genome shotgun sequence genome, AATTGTTTACCTGTTGTTGTCGTCTATCTTTATGTTAGTATAAGTTCCCGGGTTTTTACTTGTCatcatatacaagtatgaacACAATAATTCATAATTTTCTTCGGGACTTCCTCTTATTAAAGCGGAAGCATGTTGAATAGCACGCCACGCCTTGTGATATCCAATGTCTAGTCCATGCAATTTTTGCATCTCTGCCATGACAAAAGCTGGTGTAACTTCAAATCTTGGGTCCCGAAGATTATCGATAATGTAACCACTAATCAACTTTGAAGTAGCATGCCTTTGATCTACTTTCCTAGTGTTAACAGAGCAGTCATGCTTTTTCTCAAGCTTTACTATCTTGAATAATGTTgagtctttaattctgaaagcaCGCACACACCAACGACACCTATCATCATTGCATGTCAACGAATATCTTGTTGATCTTGATCTAACAACTTTGAATTCAAAATGTCCTTTGATTGCTATATTGGAAAAACAGTTAATTATGCTCTTCTTCTTGTCAAATACTGATCCGACTTTTATTTTATCCAAAGATGCATTTTCTCTTAATATcgtagttggggattctttttgtttcaaatttgatctTCGTCTAGTTATTTGAGTGCAGGTTTTGTCAGCAACTACTTCGATTACCGGTGCACTCTCTAAGACTTGAATACCCAAAGCTTGTTCGTTGTCAATCTCTATAATGCTttgtccttctacttgaatagaaTCAAATGTTTGATGCACCTCTTCATTTAATGGttgagcttcaaccatatctaCTTCAACTATCTGTTGGCATCGCTCttgattgtcatgttgagtttTTGTGTTGGCATGTTCATTGCTTGTTGATGCAAAAACTCTTTCCGAAATATCAACTATGAAACGACAGCTCTTGAAGAGTGAATGAGTTTTTAGCAACTCTATACATGTGTGAAGATCTAAATCTTTGGAtacaagcattcctttgcttgttccaaggttgatatcaaaccatatcacTATTTCAAACTTTTCTCTATCCAATTCAATAAGCTCAAAAATCTGTTTAACGAAATCTTCAAACTGAATTGACTCAGGTGCTAGGAAAAGCTTTGTTTGATGATCAAGATATTTATAGTCTTCAGTCCATCTACCATTAAAAGCAACTATTATGCATATTGTTTCCATCCTACAAGTCAAGAGAATGGGAAACAAAGGACATACGTTATAAAGCAATCCTTGTAGAATTAAGAACAAGTGTACTGTAAGTGCAAGACCAAGATAAAGACTGTCTGttcttaacatttaaacatgaaattaaaagttaaggacttccaatccttaacttttgaacaagaaattaaaacttaaggactgtttgtccttaacttttgaaccagaaattaaaacttaaggactgcatgtccttaacttttgaaccagaaattaaaagctaaggactgcctgtcctttaacatttaaacatataattaaagttaaggactgtcagtccttaacatttaaacatggaattaaaagttaaggactgtcagtccttaacttttgaactagaaattaaaagctaaggactgcatgtcctttaacatttaaacatgtaattaaagttaaggactgccagttcttaacatttaaacatggaattaaaagttaaggactgccagtccttaagttttaaacatggaattaaaagttaaggactgtcagtccttaacttttgaaccagaaattaaaagctaaggattgtctgtcctttaacatttaaacatgtaattaaagttaaggactgccagtccttaacatttaaatatggaattaaaagttaaggactgtcagtccttaacatttaaacatggcattaaaagttaaggactgccagtccttaacttttgaaccagaaattaaagctaaggactgcctgtcctttaacatttaaatatgtaattaaagttaaagaatgtcagtccttaacatttaaacatggaattaaaagttaaggactgtcagtccttaacttttaaaccagaaattaaaagctaaggactgtctgtcctttaacatttaaacatgtaattaaagttaaggactgtcagtccttaacatttaaatatggaattaaaagttaaggactgccagtccttaacatttaaatatggaattaaaagttaaggactgtcagtccttaacttttgaaccagaaattaaaagctaaggactgcatgtcctttaacatttaaacatgtaattaaagttaaggactgtcagtcatTAACATTTAAaaatggaattaaaagttaaggactgtcagtccttaaattttgaaccagaaattaaaagctaaggactgcctttcctttaacatttaaacatggaattaaaagttaaggactgtcagtccttaacatttgaaccagaaattaaaacatACAATTTGAAACTCAAGCTACAGGACTTTGTAtacagaagaacaacaacaaagtgaaggacattttgtccttaagtttttttattcaatttgcaaAATGAGGCCAGTagaatcaaagttaaggacatagtgttcttatttttttgaattcaatTTCCAAAATGAAGACACTATGTCCGGAATACAGAATTATCATAGGAGGCGGTGTCTATAAATTTATCAAtccagaaattcaaaaaaaaatcaaattcttaTCTAATATATAATCAAATCAATACAGATCTAAAAAAGTATAACTATAGCGAAATAAAAATCGATAGAAACACATGAAATTACAACTTACTGTTTATCTATGTCATTTTTTTGGATTAGAATGCTGAATTTTTGAAATCGGGAAGAGAAATGGTGGTTCGTCCTTAGTTGATCGCCGCTGTGGTAACTGCTGCTGCTCGCTTCTTCTCTTTGTGTAACTGCTGCTTGTGTTGATAgcgtaggtataagttataccagaagggtattttcgtccagtCAGGTATAAATTTTTTAAAGGAGTGACTAACGTCTAAATACATTGAAAACAGTAGCTTTAAAATAAAAGCCACTGCTTTTAGTGGCTATTTGTGTTGTTCGCCCTCCCCTCCCGTCCCGTTGGACAGCCCACAGCCACAAGGACCAAGAGTTTTCAGAATTTTTCTTTTTAGCACTCTTTTTCAAAATGGTAAACTCAGCCTTAATTATTTTTCCAATCATCAACGGTTTTCCATTAGCATATTTAATCCATTAACATTTCCCATTTCTTAACAAAATTTGTCCAACCTTAACTCTTCATGTAAAGAGctaatgtatttttttttcttttttcctttttgttgctAGAATGGCCGCAATACTTTCTGATTACGAGGGTGTTTGGATGGGCTTAAAAACTGGTCAAATTAATTCTTAAAcactttttaaatttttgaagtgtTTGGCAAATAAAAAAGCTGCTTAAAGAAAGCTAAAAAAAAGCTTTAAAAAAGCCAAAAGCAGCAAGTTGGCTGACCCCAACTTTTTCGATTTTGACTTAAAAGCCATTTTATTTTGACCAATAAAATTACTCTTTTGTCTCTAATAAGTTTTtataataccaaaattatcctCGATCAAATAAAATCTAAAATATTGTACTTCTCCTATTTCCTTCACTTTGAAGACTGTCGTTCCTCAAATTATCTTCATCTCTACTTTATCTTCATTTTGAAATGCTAATTAAAGCTTTTCTGTTTCTTATACTACTTTAACGTCTTCAGAAATACTAATTATATTTCCTCCCATCTtctctattttttgtttttgttatttataTATACCACTGGTTGACAAAAGAAGTTGATGAAAACTTAGCTACTCGTCTTGCATGAGTGCTTCAGTTATGGTTTTGAGGATTAACAACATCAGATTAGTAGCTACATTTCATGATTCCTAGCCAGTTAGTTAACTTTATGTTTCCATTTCAGTTAAATGGAGAGTTTAAACTTTAACGACTTGGTATTTTAAATAGGTTGAGACTTTTATGGAAGTTTACTTGACTGAAAGTGGTGAAAAAATGAGCATTCaagaattatatttataaaaattatctaaagtaatcaattaaattcaaattaagttaaaatataaattattttttatttgcatTAATTCATAATTAAATATATTATAGCAATCAACTCCTTTATAATGTTAACAACTTTAAGGATACTTTTGTCTCTTTAATAGGAAAAAGTGCTTACCAGCACTTGTTTGCCAAACACTACAACAACTTTTTTTAAGATTcaacacttttatccaaacaaATAACCGTTTATTTATAAAATAAGCTCCAACACTTAAAAGCTGCTTAAAAGTCattttttaagccaatccaaatGGGCTCTACATATTTTTGGTCCACTATATCATTAATTCTAATTTAGAATTGAGACATAGTTGTTAGGTTGTAGTTTAACAGATTTAGTCCATTACTGGATTCTCTTTCTAACAATAATAGTCTCATGTGTTTAATATTTCATCAGAACCCAACAATTTCTTCCATTAAGTTAATCAAATTATTGTTAGGTTTAGTGGGTGTAGTTGACAAAATTCATAAGTATGTTAATGCAAGTGTGTGTTTGACCAATTAGTTGAAAGGTAGTTCTCGAAGTAAAGATTTATATTTCTTAATTTAGAAAGATAAAAAGAACGAAAGGAAAGGAAGAACACATCTAACCCGAAACATCACTTAATTTTATTAATGATATTGTTAATTAAAGTGaacaaattaattagtcaattaAATATTCTACGTACTTTCACTGCCTCACATACTTTTCACCGAGAAAACACAAAAgtgcttcttctttttctttcaaaaatgtgcttTTTGGctcaatttgaggtgtttggccaaattTTTTTCGAAAAAAAGTAATTTTGGCTAGAGGCATAAACATTTTTGAAAAGTAGCTTCTCCCCAGAaccagaagcagaagcagaaacaaTTTTGACTTTTCTTCCTACCAAAAATACCCTTTGCAAAATAttatatataccaaaataaccttaATTTGTTTAGACTAGTAAGTAATACAAAATGAACTTTCATATTTATTGAATGA contains:
- the LOC138882728 gene encoding uncharacterized protein; this encodes MLRTDSLYLGLALTVHLFLILQGLLYNVCPLFPILLTCRMETICIIVAFNGRWTEDYKYLDHQTKLFLAPESIQFEDFVKQIFELIELDREKFEIVIWFDINLGTSKGMLVSKDLDLHTCIELLKTHSLFKSCRFIVDISERVFASTSNEHANTKTQHDNQERCQQIVEVDMVEAQPLNEEVHQTFDSIQVEGQSIIEIDNEQALGIQVLESAPVIEVVADKTCTQITRRRSNLKQKESPTTILRENASLDKIKVGSVFDKKKSIINCFSNIAIKGHFEFKVVRSRSTRYSLTCNDDRCRWCVRAFRIKDSTLFKIVKLEKKHDCSVNTRKVDQRHATSKLISGYIIDNLRDPRFEVTPAFVMAEMQKLHGLDIGYHKAWRAIQHASALIRGSPEENYELLCSYLYMMTSKNPGTYTNIKIDDNNRFLYMFYAYGSSIAGWNHCRLVIAVDSTFLKSKYRGVLLISVSKDANNQFFPLAFGIAESENNNSYEWYFSQLRNAIGSRENLIFLSDRHQAIANGIVKVYPESHHGICIYHLEQNLKRRKVKSEVIKLFQSAARVYRRKEFDIYMSDIANVDKKTYDYLMEEPPERWARSCSPRRRYDMLTTNIVESMNSVLLEARELPILRMMDFIQVKLQHWFYERRNKAEGTFYDVSCWVEEELKKRIDLAFTLNVYHVDSWRSRVEEEGITFLVDLNKRTCDCFQFQLDELPCIHAIAAIEKRNIKKSDFCSHWYLKESWLKTYERQIHPVGHTDSWIVPESVKSQIVKPLDFKVPPGRRQKKRHIPATEPSKITFKCGRCRRIGHNRTTCIYSPALHPFSRKHREE